The [Limnothrix rosea] IAM M-220 nucleotide sequence ATCATCCCACCTTGGCACATCGTTTGCTTTAGAGGACAATGCGCTTGCACAGGTGCCCACTACAATTAAACTTTAAAATTTATGGTCATCAAGAATTAATTAAAGCTGATTTATTTCAGGTGTGAATTTATGAAATTAAAGTCTGAGTTTTATAAGCTACCTCTACATTTTGATGTGGAAAAACTTCAAGCAGAAGTTGCTCAATTTACGGAAAATGATTGGCAGCCCCACCCACAAAATTTTGCCGGAAATTCAGCTTTACTTTTGGTGGCAGTCGATGGCGACCCCACGAATGATGCCCTCAAAGGGGTAATGGAACCAACACCCCATCTAAAAAAATGTCCCTATTTACAGCAGGTATTAGCGAGTTTTCAAACGGTGATTGGTCGTACTCGTTTAATGCGTTTGGATTCGTCAGCTCAGGTCTCTGCTCACACTGATGCTCACTATTATTGGCAACAAAGGGTTCGTGTTCATGTCCCTATTCAAACTTACCCTGAAGTTGAGTTTATTTGTGGCGATCGCCGGGTAAATATGGCAGCGGGAGAAACTTGGATTTTTGATACGTCGAAAATGCATAATGTTATTAATCCGACTCCAAATACCAGAATACATTTAGTTTCAGATACTGTCGGCACAGCAGACTTTTGGAATTTAGTTGAAAAGGCTAAAAATACCGAAGAATTAGAGGAGAATAAAGAAACTTTTCAAGGGGATTTTATTGGTTTTAATCCTGCTCAAAAATCTAATTTAATTACAGAAAATGTTAATGCACCGATTGTCATGTCTCCGTGGGAGCAGAAGCATCTTGTTAATTTATTTTGGGAAAGCTTTTGGGAAATGGATAATTCTGATTTGGCAGATGTAGATCATCTAGAAAAGACGATTAATAATTTCCAAAATGAATGGATGGGTCTATGGTCTCAATATGGTACGAGCAAGGTCGGTATTTCTGCTTATCAAGCAGCCTTAAATAAGCTCGAACATCAACTAAAACAATTTAAAGGCAGCAACCTAAAACTCCACAATGGTATTGGTATTCTTTCGACCCTAAAGCAGCTGTTAATATTGCCTGCGCTGAACTTTGATATTGCCACCCAGACTTTAGATGCTATCGAGCAAACGTCCCAAGCGAAAAGTGTATTTACCTTCGCACAATCCCTTGATGCACTCACTCAAGAAACCCAGTCTATTGCAGGGGGCGATCGCCATTTTGATCGACCAATTTTTATTATTGCAGCCCCTAGATCTGGTAGTACATTTCTCTTTGAAACCCTAAGGCGATCGCCTTCTTTACTGACTATTGGCGATGAAAGCCATGGTGTTTTTGAGTCGATTCCAGACCTAAAGCCCGCTAATCGTAACTATGCCTCCAATGAACTGACTGAAGCTGATGTCACGCCAGAAATTGCAGCACAAATTAAACAAAACTTTTTAGAGAAATTAGAAGATTTTCGTGGTGAAAAACTGAAGACACCACCAAGCCGCTTCCGATTCCTAGAAAAAACCCCAAAAAACGCGTTGCGAATTCCTTTTTTACAGGCAATTTTTCCTGATGCACGCTTTATTTATCTCTACCGCGAACCAAAAAATAATATCAGCAGCATCATTGAAGCTTGGAAGTCTGGACGCTTTGTAACCTATCGAGATTTGCCCGGTTGGACAGGAAAGCCTTGGTCTTTACTTCTCATTCCAAAATGGCAGCGGCTCAAGAAAAAATCTGTACCTAAAATCGCGACAACTCAGTGGGAAACAACCCACAATATTATTCTCAAAGACTTAAAAAATATTCCCAAGAATCGGCTATGTGGAGTCAATTATGATGACTTAGTTCAAAATCCTCAGCGAGAGATTCAACGGTTATGTGACTTTGCAGAAATTGACTGGGAAGTTGATCTTAATCAAGAACAATTGCCCCTTTCAAAATTTACAGTTACTCCCCCCGACCCAAATAAATGGAAAAAGAATGCTGCGGCTCTAAGGACTTTCTTGCCGAAAGTTCAACCGACTGCAAATAAAGTTTCCCAGTTTATTAAGTCCATTTCAGAGGTTAGTTCCAAAAGTACGGCGATCGCCTCCAACATTGCCACTCCAGCAGAGAAGATGACCTCTCCTAAAACAGAAAATTCGGCAGTACCGGAAGAGAAAACCCATGAACCGCCTGCCGTTGTTAGCTGTTCTGACTCGAGTATTTTTGCTGAGTTGTTACGTCAATTGAACTGTTCGGTGGTGATTACAGCCCCTTCAGATGATCAGATCATTAGCCTTTGTAGCGTCGATGGACATCTGCATAGTCATAGCCGAAATTTTGCGAAACCCGGAGCTTTTTGGGCTGATCGTGCCCGACTTGATTTGGTGACACAATATCAGCTGAGTCATTTTCGGAATATGGCAGCTGTGGCGAAAAAGCTGGAACCCCAAGGAACCTATGATGCTTGCTATCTACACCGTAAAGGTCATGTTATTGGAGAACTTTTTGTCGAGGATTTAGGCTACGCTCAGGGTCAAGTGTGGGGCGTGAGTAGTCGTTTTTCTTGTTTATTTACCATTGATGCGCCCTATAGTTTTGTACCGCGCTGGAAACCGGCTTTTCTTAAAACCTTAGCTCCCAATGATGCTTGTCATCTAAACGGTCTGGCGATCGCCGATGATGTGCCAAAATATGTAACGGCTTTAAGCGCAACTTCCACACCCCAAGGCTGGCGACAAACTGCCCTTGATCAAGGTGTATTAATCGATGTGGACAGTAACGAAATTATCGCTGGTAATTTGAAATCGCCCACTGCACCGCGCTGGTACCAAGACAAATTGTGGCTACTAGAATCCACAACCGGCCACTTTTCCGTCGTCGATCTAAACTCTGGGAACTTAGAACAAATTACGCAAATTCCCGGCTTTTCGAGAAGTCTGACATTTATGGGTGACTATGCTTTTATTGCAGTCGATAACTTACCGACAGAATTTGAAGGTCAAGCCGGTGTTTGGGTGGTTGATTTAAAGGCTGGCAGCATTGCAGCCCATTCTATATTTCAAGATATTGAGCGTTGCCATGGCATACAGGTTTTGCCAAAGACCATGCGCCCCGATATTACAAACTTTGAGGAGGTTTTGATTGGGTCTTCCTATGCCCTATCTCAAGCTGCGTTAAAGGAAGTTGCCATGGCTAAGTAACGTCAGTTATGAATAAGAATGTAGCCAAAATTCTCTAGAGAAAAGGAGACACGGAGAGGGAGAGACACGGAGAAGCAGCGAAAATTTGCATTTTTTGAAAGCTAGGATTGTTTGCATAGAAATATCTCCCGATCTCTCGCTCTCCCATTCACCGCGTCGTACTTTCGAGCATGATTAAGCAAAACTCACGTTAAATACTGTTTTTATAAATGCTGCACCATGTCTGGGAGCGGAGGATAAATGGGGCTTGTGTCGGTACATCTTCTACGAGATTACTGGGAATCTGGATGCTAAATTTTCCTCGAACTGTCTCAAATTTCATGGTCGTCTACTGCCACCGCGCTTTACAGTAGTTGGCAATTTCTGTCGGGTCGGTGAGTTTGCTGGTTTGGCGACCGCTACGAATAAAAAAGGTGTTGGTCTTCTGGTTTTTGGCTTGGTCTAGATAATTAAAGGTGACTTGATGAGATGAGGGTTTGACTTTAATGCAACAGATGGTTTTGCCTTGAATTGTGTGGAAGCTGAGGTCGATAAATGGGGAAATATCTTTACCGAGTTCGGAAAATATTAGGCTGTTTTCTAGGTACAAGCCGTAGGCATCCTGTTTGTTGTCTTTTTGTTTGATGCTTTTGTCTTGGTAGTCGTAGTCTTCTAAGCCCAAGATATTGCCGTCGTCTTCTACGCCGATGAGTAATGTGCCGCCGTCGTAGGAATTTAAGAATCCGGCTACTGCTTTGAGAATGTCGTGGCAGCGGAATTTTTTGCAGCTAAAGTCCTCGGTCTTCATGTCGTAGAAAGCGGTGGACTTAAATTCGAGGGTTTTGTTTTCGCCAGACATGATCAGGGCAACGATTTCGGGGTCATCGGCGAGATCTTGGAAGGCTTTGAGGGCGGCTTGTTTCGTTTCTTCGGCAACGATGGGAAAGGTGCTGAGGATATGGGTGAATTCTTTCTCGGTGAGGCCATAGAGGTGGGCAATGATGCCATCAAGTTCGGCGCGGAGTTTGCCTCGTTCTGCTTCGTCGGTTACGCCATAACGAGATGTGTTTAGATCCCCGACTTCTTCGAGAAGTCGGGGATCTGGGGTCAAACCAACTTCGGCGGCAAGGTCATCAAATTCTGGGGTCGTGCAAATTAGCTTGGCGGCTCTCTCTACTATCTCATCAAACCATTGATCCCCTTTTTGTAAGCGGGGAATAGTTAAACCATACATAAAATGCATATCACAATGGTTTGTCACCCTTTGCCGAATTTGATAATCAACAATCAAGGAATTTAAAAAGGAAGTTATACAAAGAGAGATGCGATAATCCATTCTCTTTTTCGCAGGTTGTGCTGTATCTCCACAAAAAGTTTTTTCAGGCAAAATACAAGCAATTAGAGTTCTTTCGTTTGTTCCAGAAGAAATTCTACGATGTACTAATCGATAATTTTGATAGTCTAAAGTTTGACCGCTATCAGTTCCTTTCTTTCCAATAATCGCTTGACGACCCTCTTTTTCATCTACCCAATAACGTGGCTCTGCAAATTGATGGGTAAATTGATGAATCATCTTGCCTTCATAGAGCGGTAAACATCCGGCGGCTGGCTCAGTTTTAAATAAATAGCTATGATTTGTCATGTCAAACTCACGGTTAAGCTTTAAATTCCATTTCCCTTCAATCTGTTCACCAAGCAACGGAAAATGCGTCATTTTCTCGGCAATGGAAATATCGATCGGTTGCTTAAACTCCATCACAGAAAGAGAATCCGGCGATAGCTTCCGCACTAAATCAGTAGAGATTTTCAAATGTAAATCATCATCCTTAAGAAAATGATTTAACTCCTCTTTTCTAACTGCTTCCCTTGGATTAATACGAAAAACAGCATTGAAGTCTTTTGTCTTCTTACCTTTTTCAAAACTTAGTAAAGCAAATTTGAAAGCATGGTGAACACCTTCAAAAATAAATTTTTCGTTGGAAAGTCCATAGAGGTTGTCAATGTCAGACTGAGAAAATAACATTTCTCTCAACTGTTTACTTCCTAAATCTGTATAAATCCCTGAAGGAATAATAATGCCGCAATAACCTTTGCCTTGTAGCAATTGAAAACATCTTTCTAAAAATAACTTGTATAGATTGATGTCAGTTCCTTGTTTGCGACCATTTACCCGTGAAATTTGATTTGGATAATCTTCAGAAGATCGATAATAATTACTGACATAAGGAAACTGACTCTGATATTCACACCATGCTTTAGCAATTTCAGGGTTTTCAAGAAGCTTTTTTTCTATCTTTTTAAACTCCTTAATACTCATTTTCTTTTTTCGCACTTCATCACTGTATTTAGCGAAAAATTCCTTGGCATTAGGCTTAAAAATCTCCCATGGCGGATTCGCAATAATCGCATCAAACCCACCCCGTTCAAACACTTTATCGAAGTGATACCCCCAATGGAACGGCTCCAGCGCCTCAATATCCCCGATATTTAAAAGCCGTTTTTTCGTCTTCTTTGTATTAAGCTGCGCCTCCTCAAACCTTATGCCGAGCTTCGTACTAAACTCATCGAGCAAAAGCTGATTTAACTTCCCTTGAGATTCAGCATTGAGCTTGTCGATATGATTTCGCAACGCCAACACACTCTGATCCTGCGATCGTTCATCCGCACTCCGTGAATCATCCGACAGAAAAGAGTGCTTTTTATAGAGGTCAATACTCTTATTTTTATCCTCTAGGATGCGCTGATATTCCGAAGCCGCCAGAGCATTTAAAAGATTCCCTTGGATAACC carries:
- a CDS encoding TIGR03032 family protein, which encodes MKLKSEFYKLPLHFDVEKLQAEVAQFTENDWQPHPQNFAGNSALLLVAVDGDPTNDALKGVMEPTPHLKKCPYLQQVLASFQTVIGRTRLMRLDSSAQVSAHTDAHYYWQQRVRVHVPIQTYPEVEFICGDRRVNMAAGETWIFDTSKMHNVINPTPNTRIHLVSDTVGTADFWNLVEKAKNTEELEENKETFQGDFIGFNPAQKSNLITENVNAPIVMSPWEQKHLVNLFWESFWEMDNSDLADVDHLEKTINNFQNEWMGLWSQYGTSKVGISAYQAALNKLEHQLKQFKGSNLKLHNGIGILSTLKQLLILPALNFDIATQTLDAIEQTSQAKSVFTFAQSLDALTQETQSIAGGDRHFDRPIFIIAAPRSGSTFLFETLRRSPSLLTIGDESHGVFESIPDLKPANRNYASNELTEADVTPEIAAQIKQNFLEKLEDFRGEKLKTPPSRFRFLEKTPKNALRIPFLQAIFPDARFIYLYREPKNNISSIIEAWKSGRFVTYRDLPGWTGKPWSLLLIPKWQRLKKKSVPKIATTQWETTHNIILKDLKNIPKNRLCGVNYDDLVQNPQREIQRLCDFAEIDWEVDLNQEQLPLSKFTVTPPDPNKWKKNAAALRTFLPKVQPTANKVSQFIKSISEVSSKSTAIASNIATPAEKMTSPKTENSAVPEEKTHEPPAVVSCSDSSIFAELLRQLNCSVVITAPSDDQIISLCSVDGHLHSHSRNFAKPGAFWADRARLDLVTQYQLSHFRNMAAVAKKLEPQGTYDACYLHRKGHVIGELFVEDLGYAQGQVWGVSSRFSCLFTIDAPYSFVPRWKPAFLKTLAPNDACHLNGLAIADDVPKYVTALSATSTPQGWRQTALDQGVLIDVDSNEIIAGNLKSPTAPRWYQDKLWLLESTTGHFSVVDLNSGNLEQITQIPGFSRSLTFMGDYAFIAVDNLPTEFEGQAGVWVVDLKAGSIAAHSIFQDIERCHGIQVLPKTMRPDITNFEEVLIGSSYALSQAALKEVAMAK
- a CDS encoding Eco57I restriction-modification methylase domain-containing protein, which encodes MKLNRKRTEKYLRDFDFESLFIEELGWDLVDEVAVPLEVDEDEFEAEAIAHKRGFTIYQCWCEKIPTKKVQRSLDRQLREYSQSHLLIFCDQAQTEQVWMWVKKEGRKRKPIFHGHKRTQSTEGIIQKLEPLFFSIDEEDEATLVKAVEKVGKGFNIEQVTKQFFQDFEGLHQNFCLEIVGIENENDRRWYASVVLNRLMFVYFLQKRYFLDNENPDYLDDRLKDCQKQGEPFYSFLTDLFFEGFAKPEGDRAEKIRQRLGKICYLNGGLFLKHSIEQKYSQISISDKAFEDVLKLFSSYSWHLNDRPDAEKESNEINPDVLGYIFEKYINQKEFGAYYTRPEITEYLCDRTINKVIVDKVNKATGKDFKDIEALKSNLNNELCHLLLKKILPTLTLLDPACGSGAFLVAAMKTLIPIYQTIIGKVTLSNDGELKAWFEEMQQAHSSLDYYIKKRIITDNLYGVDIMEEATEIAKLRLFLSLVSSVDRVEDLEPLPNVDFNIMAGNSLIGLIRVDGNAFDSLGSSQTGGTGVDPTQLNLIGQTVIQGNLLNALAASEYQRILEDKNKSIDLYKKHSFLSDDSRSADERSQDQSVLALRNHIDKLNAESQGKLNQLLLDEFSTKLGIRFEEAQLNTKKTKKRLLNIGDIEALEPFHWGYHFDKVFERGGFDAIIANPPWEIFKPNAKEFFAKYSDEVRKKKMSIKEFKKIEKKLLENPEIAKAWCEYQSQFPYVSNYYRSSEDYPNQISRVNGRKQGTDINLYKLFLERCFQLLQGKGYCGIIIPSGIYTDLGSKQLREMLFSQSDIDNLYGLSNEKFIFEGVHHAFKFALLSFEKGKKTKDFNAVFRINPREAVRKEELNHFLKDDDLHLKISTDLVRKLSPDSLSVMEFKQPIDISIAEKMTHFPLLGEQIEGKWNLKLNREFDMTNHSYLFKTEPAAGCLPLYEGKMIHQFTHQFAEPRYWVDEKEGRQAIIGKKGTDSGQTLDYQNYRLVHRRISSGTNERTLIACILPEKTFCGDTAQPAKKRMDYRISLCITSFLNSLIVDYQIRQRVTNHCDMHFMYGLTIPRLQKGDQWFDEIVERAAKLICTTPEFDDLAAEVGLTPDPRLLEEVGDLNTSRYGVTDEAERGKLRAELDGIIAHLYGLTEKEFTHILSTFPIVAEETKQAALKAFQDLADDPEIVALIMSGENKTLEFKSTAFYDMKTEDFSCKKFRCHDILKAVAGFLNSYDGGTLLIGVEDDGNILGLEDYDYQDKSIKQKDNKQDAYGLYLENSLIFSELGKDISPFIDLSFHTIQGKTICCIKVKPSSHQVTFNYLDQAKNQKTNTFFIRSGRQTSKLTDPTEIANYCKARWQ